AAAACATGATCGCATTCTTGTTCGGCGGTCGCGCCGCGGAAGAAGTGATCTTCGAAGACATCACAACTGGTGCTGGAAACGACATTGAGCGTGCGACAGACTTGGCTCGTCATATGGTGTGCCAATGGGGTATGAGTAAATTGGGTCCTTTGGCCTTTGAAAAACGCGAAGGTCCTGTGTTCTTGGGAATGCAGTACGGACACACTCATAAGGATTACTCTGAATCCAAGGCGCAAGAAATCGACGCGGAAGTTTCTAAAATCATCAATGAAGGTTATGCAAAAGCCGTGCGCATTCTGACGGATTACAAGGATGCTTTGGAAAGACTGGCGTTAGCCCTTCTTGAGTACGAAACTATCGACGGTCACGAAGTTGAAATGCTCGTGAACGGGGCTGCTGTTGGCGAGATCGAAAAATATCGCAGCAACAAAAGAGATGGTGGCGGTTTAGGCGCGGTGGTGACAGCGGGTAAAAAAGATTCTTCGGGATCTGACCCTGTTGGCAACACGGGTCCCGTGACTGTCTAGTATTCGCGCCGGGTTTTTAGAACGTTTTAATATTTTAGAGGCATCTTGATGTTGCAACAGTTTGTCGACAACTTGATATTTATCGTCCAGCATCTGCGCGTGCAAGATGCTGTCGATATGCTTCTGGTGTGGATGGTGGTTTACCGGATTCTGGTTCTGATCAAAAGAACCGGCACCATCCAGATGCTTTCTGGGCTTGGAGTTCTAGCCATCGGGTACATCCTCAGTATTTGGCTGGAACTTTTTACGTTTAATTGGATCTTAGAAAAATTCTTCTCAAATCTTTTTGTGATTGTGGTTGTCCTGTTCCAGGGCGAGATTCGTCGTGCCTTGGCTCACATCGGAAGCAATCCCTTCTTTAACGACGCTTCGACAATTCAGGAAACTCAGATTATCGAAGAGATCGCGAAAGGCGTCATCCTGACGGCGCAAAAAGGCTTCGGGGCTTTGGTGGTGGTTGAACGCGAAATCGTGATCGACTATCACATCGAATTCGGTACCGAGATGGACTCGAAGGTTTCTGCGGAGCTGGTGGCTTCCATCTTCCATCCGGAAAGCCCCATGCATGATGGGGCTGTGTTGATTCGTAACGGAAAAATTCACTCTGCGGGCTGTTTCTTGCCTTTAAGTAAAAACCCGGCGTTGGACAAAAATTTGGGTACTCGTCATCGTGCCGCGATCGGCCTGACTGAAGAGACCGACGCGCTGGTGTTTGTGGTCTCTGAAGAAAATAAATCCATCGGTATCGTGCAAGGGGGACATCTAAGCCCGAATGTCGAGCTAGGTGATATTCGTAAAGCCCTGTATGAAACTTTTGGCCTTAAATACAAAGCCTTCTCTCAGCAAGGAGAGGTTCTGTGAAACGCCGTTGGTCCAATGTTATCACTGAAAATTTCAGCTACAAAATTGTGGCTTTGTTTATCTCGTTGATCTTGTGGTTGACGATTTTGGGGCGACGCGATTTTGTGTTAAGTAAAAACATTGATGTTGATTTGATCACGGCTCCGGGAACGCAGGTGGTGGCGCAGACGACAGACCATATCAAAGTAAAAGTTTCTGGTCCGCGTTCTTCCTTAAAAAAATTCTTGGAGAGCTCTCTTTCTCAGGCTATCACACTTGATATTTCACAAAAGGGCGAAGGGGTGGTTTATGTAGACATCCCTTTGAATAAGATAGAGGTCCCATTGGGAGTAAGAATTCTGGGGGTGCGCCCCAATCAGATTCAAGCCGAAGTGGTTCCG
This portion of the Bdellovibrio sp. ArHS genome encodes:
- the cdaA gene encoding diadenylate cyclase CdaA, with the protein product MLQQFVDNLIFIVQHLRVQDAVDMLLVWMVVYRILVLIKRTGTIQMLSGLGVLAIGYILSIWLELFTFNWILEKFFSNLFVIVVVLFQGEIRRALAHIGSNPFFNDASTIQETQIIEEIAKGVILTAQKGFGALVVVEREIVIDYHIEFGTEMDSKVSAELVASIFHPESPMHDGAVLIRNGKIHSAGCFLPLSKNPALDKNLGTRHRAAIGLTEETDALVFVVSEENKSIGIVQGGHLSPNVELGDIRKALYETFGLKYKAFSQQGEVL